TTTGCTCACTCCACGCTGTTTTTTCTACAAGCCAGTCCCCTACGTAATGAGAAAAGTGGATTGCTCCATAAATTCCAGCAACGAGACCTACAAGTGATGCTAGCTCTACAAATAGTCCTTTGCGCAATCCTTGAATAGCACCTAAAATTAAAATAATACCAAAAATGATGTCAATAGTGTTCATGCGCTAAAGATAGTAATTTCAGTTAATGGTGGTATTTTTGCAGCTTAAAATTGGTATAGATGCTATTTTATGGCATTAACCGAAAGCTTTCATCTATTGAAGCTTAACCGCGTGAATAAATTCACGTACAGAAGAGAAATATATGGCTAGAGACGAACAACTCAAAGAACGATATGCGGCGGTAGTTGATAAACTATCTACCCGTTTTGCAGATGGTGATAAAGGCGCTATGGATTTAGATAGCATTATCTACCTCATAGGTATACAAGAATTAGGACAGCTGGATAAAACTTTTAAAAAAGACGAGAAAATGAACTTGATGCATATTGCCATCTGTCGTTTGCTTGAACCTTTTGGGTATTATCAATATGATTATGACGATCCTGAGGGATGGCCTCACTATAAAGTGCTAGAAGCACTACCACCACTTAAGGCTGGCGAACAACAAATACTCATGAAAGATGCGATTGTACAATACTTTCTTGAAAAGGGCTTAATCTCTTAAAAACTAAACACGATAGCGACTATATAATCTTACTGCTTTTACGGCTTGGTTATACTGCTACACCCCAATTTTATTCTTAAATTTGCCATTTCCTTTTAGACGGTAAAAAGACGTATTATGTTAGATAAAATCAAAGAACACATTGAAAAAGTAAAGGCCTTTAAAGCCGAAACTTTAGAAGAAGTTGAAGCATTCAGAATCAAGTATTCTGGAAAGAAAGGACTTGTGAATGATTTTATGGCAGACTTCCGTAATGTGCCTAATGAGATGAAGCGCGAGTATGGACAGGTAATTAACACTCTTAAAGCAAGTGCCCTTGAAAAGGTAAACGAGCTTAAAGAAAAACTAGAAGGAGCAGAAGAAGCTACGGCTACTGGTGATTTATCACGCCCAGGTGAACCTATTGAAATAGGAGCACGCCACCCTATCTCTATTGTAAAAAATCAGATTATTGATATTTTTTCTCGCATAGGATTCAACGTTTCTGAAGGACCAGAAATAGAAGATGACTGGCATAACTTTACTGCCTTAAACCTTCCAGAATATCATCCAGCACGTGATATGCAGGATACCTTTTTTATACAAACAGATCCAGACGTATTACTACGTACTCACACCTCATCTGTACAGGTGAGATATATGGAAAATAACAAGCCACCTATACGTACGATCTCTCCGGGTAGAGTATACCGTAACGAGGCTATAAGCGGTCGTTCACACTGTTTCTTCCACCAAGTAGAAGGATTATACATAGATAAAGACGTCTCTTTTGCAGATCTTAAACAGACGCTGCAACACTTTACTACAGAAATGTTTGGCAAAAGTAAGATACGCTTACGTCCATCATACTTCCCATTTACAGAACCTAGTGCCGAAGTGGATGTATACTGGGGTCTTGAGACAGAGACAGATTATAAAATGACTAAAGGAACCGGATGGCTCGAGATTATGGGCTGTGGCATGGTAGATCCTAATGTACTTGAAAACTGCGGTATTGACTCAAAAGAGTACAGTGGTTTTGCATTTGGGATGGGAATAGATCGTATTGCATTATTATTACACCAAATCTCAGACATTAGAATGCTTAGCGAGAATGATGCTCGTTTCTTAGAGCAGTTTAAATCTGCTTTTTAGAGTCTCACTGTCCCCTCGAGCGCAGTCGAGAGGCAAATTATTTCTAAATTAAATAGGTCATTACTGCGTCTGACCAGATTATAAATATGCGTAAAGACATTATCATACCCGAAGTTAAAAACGTCTACGTAGCCGCTGTAAAGGAGCTACACGAGGAGTTTAAAACAGAAGATTGGAATGCTTATATCGTAAACGATAATCTTGAGCCTCTAGAAATGGTACTTCTTACCGTACAAGGCTATAATGAGAAGCAAATGACTACGCATATGCGTCACACAATCAAGCTACTTCCTGCAAAGGGATTTGCAAAGATTGAGTTCATGCAAGAAGATATCTTTACACTTGATAACTTCTACTCTGTCACTTATTTTCTAGACAACAAGATGTATGAAAGACGTTTTGAGTTTCCTGCAAACTCAATACAAGAAGTCAATACCGTTAAAGTACCAGTAATGGGTAAGGATGGTGTACTAGCGGTGTAGGTTTTTACGCTTTCGCGAAAGCGTACTTAAAAGAAAAACATATCTTATTTACTTATGTAATAGTAACCAGTTATTACCACAGCTCCTGAAACCATTATTAAATTAAACAAGATATAGTAGAGCATATAACTTAATACTAGTCGCAAAATGGTGGTTATTGTTTTACTCTCTTTAAAAAATTGCACAAATGTCCATCCTGCAAATATTAATGGAATAATAAACAAGGCTCCTTCTAAAAAATACGCCATATCCTCGTTGCTGTTGATAAGAAGTAAGGGTGTACAGATAAGATAAATAATCAACTTTTGCCCTTCCACAAAAAGATTAACAATTAGGTGCTCAAAGTAATTATATCCTTTCCCTAAAAAGGATATATAAGTAGTTAATGCAGTAAACGGCAAAAGTATTATAGTTGCATAGGCATAATTGTCTTTTACAATTTCTAGAAAAGAAATAATAGCTGGCGAAGCCTCTCTTTCAATATGTGAAGCGTTTCCATTCTTTAAAACATCTTTTAACGCTTGGATAAACCCAGAAATGGCTTCTCCCATCACTGTATTTTTATCCAGTAGCAGAGATGAAAACACGTATATAGTTGCCAGTAACAGTACAAAGGAAATCGGCTTAAAATGATTTACACGCTTTCCTTCAATATATTCTCTAATGGTATGACCTGGGCGAGTAAAAAGCTGCTTTATGGTGTAAAGAAAACCTCTGTCAACTTGGAGTACACTATTAGGTATCTCTTGCAGCACATATGTGCCGTTTATTCTATCAGTATGGGATTTTTGCCCACAATTACTGCAAAAATCTCCTTCTAATGTTGTGCCACAGTTCTTACAATTCATACCCTAATTAAGCTTCTCTGTCAACTTAATAAACACTTTCTTAGGATCTTTGCCCTTATAAAGAATACTGTGTACCGACTCTATAATAGGCACACGTGCTTTCTTATCACGTGATTCGTTGAGTTCTAGAGCACTTTTTGCAGCATAGTAACCTTCAGCTACCATAGACATTTCCATCTGTGCGCTTTTTACTGTGTAGCCCTTCCCTATCATGTTACCAAACATTCTATTTCTACTAAAAACAGAATATCCCGTCACCAGTAAATCTCCTAAATAAGCAGACCCATTAATGTCACGCTTCATCTTGTGGGCGCGCTTTACATAGCGTTTTATCTCACGTATAGCATTACTCATTAATAACGCCTGAAAGTTATCTCCATAGCCTAGACCGTGCGCAATACCTGCTGCAATGGCATAGATATTTTTAAGCGTAGCAGCATATTCAATCCCTATAATATCATCACTCGTGGTGCATTTTATATAATCACTAGACAAGTGCTTTGCAATTACTTTTGCATTTTGCTTTTCGGCACATGCAATCGTGAGGTAAGAAAGTCGCTCTAGCGCAACCTCTTCTGCATGACAAGGTCCTGCTATAACCGCTATATTCTCAATAGCAACATTGTGCTCTTCATTAAAGTGAGAGCCAACGAGTTTACCACTCTCAGGCATAATCCCTTTTATGGCAGAGACTATGACTTTATCTTTTAGCGACACCGTAAGATTCTTAAGCTCACCTCCTATAAAGGCAGATGGAACAGCAAAAATCACATAATCTGAGTATGCTACAATCTCGTTAATATCATTACTTAACTTAAGCTGCTCAGGTTTAAACTCTACAGAGCTTAAATAGCTTGGGTTATGCTCTTCTCTCTTAATATGCTCTAGTGCATAATCACTACGCATATACCAGCCTACAGTATCTAGGTTTTCACACAGCATTTTTACAATAGCGGTTGCCCAACTACCTCCTCCTATAACTCCAAATGTGGGTTTACTCATAATCCTAGTGATTATTACTAATTAACCTTTTACTTTCTTTGCTACTTTTTCTGGCAACACCTCATAACCCATGTTATAAAGGGTAAATCCAAAAATATCTGCATACTGCTCGATAGTTTTTGCTACCGGCGTACCAGCCCCGTGACCAGCATCTGTCTCAATACGTATAAGTACTGGGGCATCTCCTGCTTGTTTTTCTTGAAGCTCTGCAGCAAATTTGAATGAGTGCGCTGGCACTACACGATCATCATGATCTCCTGTAGTTACCATAGTTGCTGGATATGAAGTTCCTGCTTTTACGTTATGAACTGGCGAGTATCCTTTAAGATACTCAAACATCTCTTTACTGTCTTCTGCTGTACCATAATCGTAAGCCCATCCAGCACCTGCTGTAAATGTATGGTAACGCAACATATCCATCACGCCAACTGCTGGTAATGCTACCTGCATAAGATCTGGACGTTGTGTCATTGTTGCTCCTACAAGCAAACCTCCGTTAGAACCACCGCGTATTGCTAAGTATTCTTTTGAAGTATATTTATTATCTATTAGATACTCGGCAGCTGCAATAAAATCATCAAAAACGTTTTGCTTTTGCATTTTTGTTCCAGCATCATGCCATTTTTTACCATACTCACCGCCTCCTCTTAAGTTAGGCACTGCATATACTCCTCCTTGCTCCATCCACACCGCATTTGCAATGCTAAAGCTAGGTGTTAGACTTATATTAAATCCTCCATAAGCATAAAGGATAGTAGGGTTCTTACCGTTAAGCTCTGTTCCCTTTTTATAAGTGATAATCATCGGTACTTTTGTACCATCTTTTGAGCTATAAAAAACTTGCTTGCTCTCATATGCTTCTGGATCAAAATCTATGTCTGGTTTGATAAATAGCTCAGAAGTTCCAGATGCGATGTCATATTTATAAATACTACCTGGCGTCTTGTAATTTGAAAAGCTAAAATATAACTCCTTCTCATCTTTCTCTGCTCCAAAACCTCCTACAGTACCTACTCCCGGAAGTTCTACATCACGTACAAGCTTACCGTCATAATCATACTGCTTTACTTTTGAAACTGCATCTACCATATAACTAGCAAAGAAAGAACCTCCACCAGTACTTGGACTCAATACATTCTCTGTTTCTGGTATAAAATCTACCCAGTTTTCTGGAGTTGGGTTTGAAGCATCTACCGTTACTACACGCATATTAGGCGCATCAAGATTAGTCGCTATAAATAGTTTACTACCTATATTTTCCATCACATAACTATCAGAATCTTCGTGATCTAATACAGTCACAAAAGGACTATTAGTCTTCTCGAGATCTTTCATAAACATCTTCCCTCCAGAAGTAGAGTTACGCGCACTTACTAGTAAATAGCGGTTATCTTTTGTAACTCCACCTCCTACATAACGATGCTTCTCTGCAGCTGTACCGCCAAATATTAGCTTATCTGTAGCCTGTGCAGTACCTAACTTATGGTAATATAATTTATGCTGATCTGTCTTTGCCGATAGTTCGCTGCCCTTAGGTTTATCATAACTAGAATAGTA
The genomic region above belongs to Dokdonia sp. Dokd-P16 and contains:
- a CDS encoding DUF3667 domain-containing protein — translated: MNCKNCGTTLEGDFCSNCGQKSHTDRINGTYVLQEIPNSVLQVDRGFLYTIKQLFTRPGHTIREYIEGKRVNHFKPISFVLLLATIYVFSSLLLDKNTVMGEAISGFIQALKDVLKNGNASHIEREASPAIISFLEIVKDNYAYATIILLPFTALTTYISFLGKGYNYFEHLIVNLFVEGQKLIIYLICTPLLLINSNEDMAYFLEGALFIIPLIFAGWTFVQFFKESKTITTILRLVLSYMLYYILFNLIMVSGAVVITGYYYISK
- a CDS encoding NAD(P)H-dependent glycerol-3-phosphate dehydrogenase gives rise to the protein MSKPTFGVIGGGSWATAIVKMLCENLDTVGWYMRSDYALEHIKREEHNPSYLSSVEFKPEQLKLSNDINEIVAYSDYVIFAVPSAFIGGELKNLTVSLKDKVIVSAIKGIMPESGKLVGSHFNEEHNVAIENIAVIAGPCHAEEVALERLSYLTIACAEKQNAKVIAKHLSSDYIKCTTSDDIIGIEYAATLKNIYAIAAGIAHGLGYGDNFQALLMSNAIREIKRYVKRAHKMKRDINGSAYLGDLLVTGYSVFSRNRMFGNMIGKGYTVKSAQMEMSMVAEGYYAAKSALELNESRDKKARVPIIESVHSILYKGKDPKKVFIKLTEKLN
- the pheS gene encoding phenylalanine--tRNA ligase subunit alpha, translating into MLDKIKEHIEKVKAFKAETLEEVEAFRIKYSGKKGLVNDFMADFRNVPNEMKREYGQVINTLKASALEKVNELKEKLEGAEEATATGDLSRPGEPIEIGARHPISIVKNQIIDIFSRIGFNVSEGPEIEDDWHNFTALNLPEYHPARDMQDTFFIQTDPDVLLRTHTSSVQVRYMENNKPPIRTISPGRVYRNEAISGRSHCFFHQVEGLYIDKDVSFADLKQTLQHFTTEMFGKSKIRLRPSYFPFTEPSAEVDVYWGLETETDYKMTKGTGWLEIMGCGMVDPNVLENCGIDSKEYSGFAFGMGIDRIALLLHQISDIRMLSENDARFLEQFKSAF
- a CDS encoding prolyl oligopeptidase family serine peptidase, with protein sequence MKKLILLALATTAIISCDDKPATPKNTIAVNYTETKKVDTVDTYFGTEVQDPYRWLEDDRSEETMDWVVRENNTTQDYLKNIPFREELKERLSTLWNYEKVGSPFKEGDYTYFYKNDGLQNQYVIYRYKTGEDPSTASVFLDPNTFAEDGTISLGGASFSEDGSILAYAISEGGSDWRKILVMDTEKKEIIEDTLVDVKFSGMSWYKNEGFYYSSYDKPKGSELSAKTDQHKLYYHKLGTAQATDKLIFGGTAAEKHRYVGGGVTKDNRYLLVSARNSTSGGKMFMKDLEKTNSPFVTVLDHEDSDSYVMENIGSKLFIATNLDAPNMRVVTVDASNPTPENWVDFIPETENVLSPSTGGGSFFASYMVDAVSKVKQYDYDGKLVRDVELPGVGTVGGFGAEKDEKELYFSFSNYKTPGSIYKYDIASGTSELFIKPDIDFDPEAYESKQVFYSSKDGTKVPMIITYKKGTELNGKNPTILYAYGGFNISLTPSFSIANAVWMEQGGVYAVPNLRGGGEYGKKWHDAGTKMQKQNVFDDFIAAAEYLIDNKYTSKEYLAIRGGSNGGLLVGATMTQRPDLMQVALPAVGVMDMLRYHTFTAGAGWAYDYGTAEDSKEMFEYLKGYSPVHNVKAGTSYPATMVTTGDHDDRVVPAHSFKFAAELQEKQAGDAPVLIRIETDAGHGAGTPVAKTIEQYADIFGFTLYNMGYEVLPEKVAKKVKG